One part of the Flavobacterium johnsoniae UW101 genome encodes these proteins:
- the deoC gene encoding deoxyribose-phosphate aldolase, translated as MNVKQYLDSTYLKTASQAGISEEDNVVVVKNTIEEAITESFKLIMIRPEYVSLAKDMILKANSTLLVGTVIDFPEGKSSLETKIKEANEAIENGADDLDFVCNYEAFKNGDVDLIKQEILIGTQIGLANNKTVKWIIEVAALTDKEIIQLCALIKNVVISNFKEEDYASVFVKSSTGFYKTENNLPNGATIPTIIIMLENASPLPVKAAGGVRSYEDAVEMIRLGVKRIGTSAAKAIANGENTTNQY; from the coding sequence ATGAATGTTAAGCAGTACTTAGATTCAACTTATTTAAAAACAGCTTCTCAGGCCGGAATTTCGGAAGAGGACAATGTTGTTGTAGTTAAAAATACAATCGAAGAAGCGATTACAGAAAGTTTTAAGCTGATTATGATCAGGCCGGAATATGTGAGTCTGGCAAAAGACATGATCTTAAAGGCAAATTCGACTTTATTGGTTGGTACAGTAATAGATTTTCCGGAAGGAAAGTCAAGTTTAGAAACTAAAATTAAAGAAGCAAACGAAGCAATAGAAAACGGAGCTGATGATTTAGATTTTGTTTGTAATTACGAAGCCTTTAAAAACGGAGATGTAGATTTAATAAAACAAGAAATCTTAATTGGAACTCAAATAGGACTGGCGAACAACAAAACAGTAAAATGGATTATTGAAGTCGCAGCATTAACAGATAAAGAAATTATACAACTGTGCGCTTTAATAAAAAATGTTGTTATATCGAACTTTAAAGAAGAAGATTATGCTTCGGTATTTGTAAAATCATCTACAGGTTTTTATAAAACCGAAAACAATCTGCCAAATGGAGCAACAATTCCTACTATAATTATAATGCTGGAAAATGCATCGCCTTTGCCAGTTAAGGCTGCAGGCGGAGTTCGTTCTTATGAAGACGCAGTAGAAATGATTCGTTTAGGAGTTAAGCGAATTGGGACTTCGGCAGCAAAAGCAATTGCAAACGGAGAAAATACCACAAATCAATATTAA
- a CDS encoding VanZ family protein: MPKQLLLIWAMLCSGIIAYFCLTDSSNLPAVSFPSIDKIVHFCFHFGFTISWIVFFKKELKGKDVNDYKAYFVSFIFSVFFGITIEILQGVLTVTRSSDVTDVLANALGALVAVFTAIALKKQIDKI; this comes from the coding sequence GTGCCTAAACAATTATTGTTAATCTGGGCAATGTTATGCTCAGGAATTATTGCTTATTTTTGTTTAACAGACTCGAGTAATCTTCCTGCAGTAAGTTTTCCCAGCATTGACAAAATAGTGCATTTTTGCTTTCATTTTGGTTTTACCATTTCCTGGATTGTGTTTTTCAAAAAAGAACTGAAAGGAAAAGATGTTAATGATTATAAAGCCTACTTTGTTTCGTTTATATTTTCGGTTTTTTTCGGAATAACGATCGAAATACTGCAAGGTGTTTTAACAGTAACAAGATCATCAGATGTAACAGATGTTTTAGCAAATGCGCTCGGGGCCCTTGTGGCAGTTTTTACAGCGATAGCTTTAAAAAAACAAATCGATAAAATATAA
- the gcvH gene encoding glycine cleavage system protein GcvH gives MSIPANLKYTKDHEWVSIEGDVATVGITHFAQKELGDIVYVEVETLDQTLDKDEVFGTVEAVKTVSDLFLPLTGEIIAFNEDLESAPETVNSDPYGAGWMIKVKIANPSEIDSLLSDEAYKQLIGA, from the coding sequence ATGAGCATACCAGCAAATTTAAAGTACACAAAAGATCACGAATGGGTTAGCATCGAAGGAGATGTTGCGACTGTAGGAATTACTCATTTTGCACAAAAAGAGTTAGGGGATATCGTGTATGTTGAAGTAGAAACTTTAGATCAGACACTTGATAAAGATGAGGTTTTTGGAACAGTTGAAGCTGTAAAAACAGTTTCAGATTTGTTTTTGCCTTTAACAGGAGAAATTATTGCTTTTAATGAAGATTTAGAAAGTGCGCCAGAAACAGTAAATTCTGATCCTTATGGAGCTGGATGGATGATTAAAGTTAAAATTGCTAATCCTTCAGAAATAGATTCTTTATTATCTGACGAAGCTTATAAACAATTAATCGGTGCCTAA